The genomic DNA AGAGGCTTGAAAGGGTGCATAGGAGAAGTGGATATACCATAGTTGGTGTGTTCTACTTCTGCCTACCGCATAGCACCCTGACAAAAAAGTCAAGGGTGCTATTTTTTACATAAACCACAAAAGGAGTGTTTGATCATGAATCTGCTTACTACTTCAGAGCTTTCCGTTACCGAGATTTACGACATCCTTGCAGAGGCGAAAAAATTTTCTGAGGGTGCTGCGTGGCAGCCTAATCAATCTTCCTTTGTAGCAAATTTGTTTTTTGAACCGAGTACTAGAACAAAATGTAGTTTTGAAATAGCTGAAAGAAGACTGGGCTTAAACATTATTCCATTCGAAACACACTCATCCAGTATCACTAAAGGTGAAACACTATATGATACGGTTCGAACTTTAGAATCCATTGGAGTTCAGGCGGTCGTCATTCGCCATACAGAAGACGAGTACTTCAAGCAGCTAGTTGGCAAAACGAACGTTAAAATTATTAACGCTGGAGATGGATGCGGTCATCATCCAACTCAATCGTTGCTCGACTTATTAACGATTTACGAAGAATTCGAACATTTCCAAGGTCTTAAGGTAGGAATTGTTGGAGATCTAATACACAGCCGTGTGGCAAGGTCAAATGCGGTTGCTCTTCACCGATTAGGAGCAGAAATCGTGTTCTCAGGACCAAAAGAATGGATTGACCAAGAACTTCTACAATACGGAAGATATGAAGATATTGATACATTAACAGAAACCGTCGATGTGCTTATGCTCCTTCGTATTCAACACGAAAGACATCAAGTTGGTGGGAAAACAGTTGATTATCATCAAGCTTTTGGTTTAACAGTAGAAAGAGAGAAGCGAATGAAGAAAGGAAGCATTATTATGCATCCTGCGCCAGTAAACCGAGATGTAGAAATCGCCGATAGCTTAGTCGAATGCGAGCGTTCAAGAATCTTTAAGCAAATGGAAAATGGCGTCTACGTTCGTATGGCAGTATTAAAAAGAGCATTACAACAATCTGAAGGGGGAAAAAACAATGACAATTCTCATCAAAAATGGTCAATGGCTTACTGATAAAGGACAAAAAGAGGCAGTCGATATTTTAATAAAAGACGAAAAGATTGCTGCGATTGGTCCAGATCTTCAAGCGGAGGATGCAGAGATCATTGATGCGACAGGATTGCTTGTATCTCCTGGATTTGTTGACTTGCATGTTCATTTACGTGAGCCTGGAGGAGAGAAGAAGGAAACGATTGCTACTGGTACACTAGCGGCAGCTCGTGGAGGTTTCACAACGATTGCAGCTATGCCAAATACAAGACCGGTTCCAGATTCAGTCGAAACTCTTCAAAACTTAAATAAACGAATTGCAGAAACAGGTGCTGTTCGAGTGCTGCCATATGCTTCGATTACCATAAGAGAGCTAGGAAATGAACTTACTGATTTTGCAGCATTAAAAGAAGAAGGTGCATTTGCCTTCACAGATGACGGAGTAGGGGTCCAATCAGCAGATATGATGCTTCAAGCAATGCAACTTGCAGCAAGTGTAGATATGTCAATCGTAGCACATTGCGAAGAAAACACGTTAATTCATAAGGGATCTGTCCATGAAGGTGAATTTTCAAAAAAACATGGGTTGAACGGAATTCCTTCTGTATGTGAATCGGTTCATATTGCAAGAGACGTATTATTAGCAGAAGCAGCAAACTGTCATTATCATGTGTGCCATATTAGTACGAAAGAATCGGTTCGCGTAGTACGAGACGCTAAGCGTGCAGGCATCAAGGTAACAGCAGAAGTAACACCTCACCACCTTTTATTATGTGAGGAGGATATTCCAGGATTAGATACGAACTATAAAATGAATCCTCCGTTAAGAGGAAAAACGGATCGTGAGGCATTGATTGAAGGACTACTTGATGGAACGATTGATTTTATCGCCACAGACCATGCCCCACATACAGCGGAAGAAAAAGCTGAGGGAATGGCTCTTGCACCATTTGGAATCGTTGGGTTAGAAACAGCATTCCCGCTTTTATATACAAATCTTGTTGAAAAAGGTATTTTAACAGAAAAGCAGTTAGTAGATTTCTTAACAGTGAAGCCGGCTCAAAGTTTCAATTTACCATATGGAAAGATTGAAGTTGGAGCAGTCGCTGATCTAGTGCTTGTAGATCTTGCGAAAGAAGAAAGCATTGATCCAAATACATTCTTATCAAAAGGTAGAAACACTCCGTTTGGTGGCTGGGAGTGCAAAGGATGGCCAGTAGTAACAATCGCAGCTGGGAAAATCGCATGGAAAAGAGGGTATGTAACAGTATGAAAAGGCAATTAATACTAGAAAACGGGACAGTTTTTATCGGAAAAGCTTTTGGAAGTGACACAGAAAAAATGGGAGAAGTGGTGTTTAACACCGGAATGACTGGTTATCAGGAAATTCTCTCTGACCCATCATACTGTGGACAAATCGTTACTTTTACGTATCCGCTTGTTGGAAATTACGGAATAAATCGAGATGATTTTGAGTCAATTTCTCCTTCTGTTCATGGAATGGTGGTTAAGGAAGCGGCAGAGTTTCCATCGAACTGGAGAAATGAAAAAACATTAGATGAATTATTAAAAGAAAAGA from Robertmurraya sp. FSL R5-0851 includes the following:
- a CDS encoding aspartate carbamoyltransferase catalytic subunit encodes the protein MMNLLTTSELSVTEIYDILAEAKKFSEGAAWQPNQSSFVANLFFEPSTRTKCSFEIAERRLGLNIIPFETHSSSITKGETLYDTVRTLESIGVQAVVIRHTEDEYFKQLVGKTNVKIINAGDGCGHHPTQSLLDLLTIYEEFEHFQGLKVGIVGDLIHSRVARSNAVALHRLGAEIVFSGPKEWIDQELLQYGRYEDIDTLTETVDVLMLLRIQHERHQVGGKTVDYHQAFGLTVEREKRMKKGSIIMHPAPVNRDVEIADSLVECERSRIFKQMENGVYVRMAVLKRALQQSEGGKNNDNSHQKWSMAY
- a CDS encoding dihydroorotase — translated: MTILIKNGQWLTDKGQKEAVDILIKDEKIAAIGPDLQAEDAEIIDATGLLVSPGFVDLHVHLREPGGEKKETIATGTLAAARGGFTTIAAMPNTRPVPDSVETLQNLNKRIAETGAVRVLPYASITIRELGNELTDFAALKEEGAFAFTDDGVGVQSADMMLQAMQLAASVDMSIVAHCEENTLIHKGSVHEGEFSKKHGLNGIPSVCESVHIARDVLLAEAANCHYHVCHISTKESVRVVRDAKRAGIKVTAEVTPHHLLLCEEDIPGLDTNYKMNPPLRGKTDREALIEGLLDGTIDFIATDHAPHTAEEKAEGMALAPFGIVGLETAFPLLYTNLVEKGILTEKQLVDFLTVKPAQSFNLPYGKIEVGAVADLVLVDLAKEESIDPNTFLSKGRNTPFGGWECKGWPVVTIAAGKIAWKRGYVTV